From one Solanum lycopersicum chromosome 12, SLM_r2.1 genomic stretch:
- the LOC101266201 gene encoding RNA polymerase II C-terminal domain phosphatase-like 3 produces the protein MEECNRVEDAEEGEISDSASVEEISEDAFNRQDPPTTSTTSKIKIASNENQNQNSTTATRVWTMRDVYKYPISRDYARGLYNLAWAQAVQNKPLDELFVMTSDNSNQCANGESKVIIDVDVDDDAKEEGELEEGEIDLDSADLVVNFGKEANFIREQLQSVTLDETHKSFSMVCSKLQTSLLALGELALSQDKNDILIQLFMTALRTINSVFYSMNDHQKQQNTDILSRLLFNAKTQLPALLSSEQLKELDALILSINHSLVSSNTQDNDTVNGINVVQLLDMKDSHKSSENANQDFTSVNKYDLGDVSIKSSGLKEQSVSSESVKPGLDNSKAKGLSFPLLDLHKDHDEDTLPSPTRQIGPQFPATQTHGMVKLDLPIFPASLDKGNSLLHPYETDALKAVSSYQQKFGRSSLFVSENLPSPTPSEEDDSGKGDTGGEVTSFDVVHNASHLNESSMGQPILSSVPQTNILDGQGLGTTRTADPLSFLPNPSLRSSTAKSRDPRLRLATSDTVAQNTILPIPDIDLKLEASLEMIVSKKQKTVDLSAFDAPLPKRQRSEQTDSIIVSDVRPSIGNGGWLEDRGTAELPITSSNCATYNSDNDIRKLEQVTATIATIPSVIVNAAENFPVTGISTSTTLHSLLKDIAINPSIWMNIIKTEQQKSADASRTNTAQASSSKSILGAVPSTVAVAPRSSAIGQRSVGILQTPTHTASADEVAIVRMKPRDPRRVLHSTAVLKGGSVGLDQCKTGVAGTHATISNLSFQSQEDQLDRKSAVTLSTTPPDIACQFTKNLKNIADMISVSPSTSPSVASQTQTLCIQAYQSRSEVKGAVSEPSEWVNDAGLASEKGSPGSLQPQISWGDVEHLFEGYSDQQRADIQRERTRRLEEQKKMFSVRKLCLVLDLDHTLLNSAKFVEIDPVHEEILRKKEEQDREKPYRHLFRFPHMGMWTKLRPGIWNFLEKASNLFELHLYTMGNKLYATEMAKLLDPKGDLFAGRVISRGDDGDPFDGDERVPKSKDLEGVLGMESAVVIIDDSVRVWPHNKLNLIVVERYIYFPCSRRQFGLPGPSLLEIDHDERPEDGTLASCLGVIQRIHQNFFTHRSIDEADVRNILATEQKKILAGCRIVFSRVFPVGEASPHLHPLWQTAEQFGAVCTSQIDDQVTHVVANSLGTDKVNWALSTGRSVVHPGWVEASALLYRRANEHDFAIKS, from the exons ATGGAAGAATGTAATAGAGTTGAAGATGCAGAGGAGGGTGAGATCTCAGATTCGGCTTCAGTTGAAGAAATCAGTGAGGATGCGTTCAATAGACAAGACCCACCTACTACTAGTACTACTTCCAAGATTAAGATTGCGAGtaatgaaaatcaaaatcagaATTCGACGACTGCGACTAGGGTTTGGACGATGAGAGATGTATATAAATATCCAATTTCTAGGGATTATGCTAGAGGTTTATATAACCTGGCCTGGGCTCAGGCTGTGCAGAATAAGCCTTTAGACGAACTATTCGTGATGACTAGTGACAATTCCAACCAGTGTGCTAATGGTGAATCCAAGGTAATCATTGATGTGGATGTGGATGACGATGCTAAAGAGGAAGGAGAGTTGGAAGAAGGCGAGATCGACTTGGATTCCGCTGACCTAGTTGTAAATTTTGGAAAGGAGGCCAATTTCATTAGGGAACAACTTCAGAGCGTTACTCTAGACGAAACCCACAA ATCCTTTTCTATGGTTTGTTCCAAATTGCAAACTTCATTACTGGCATTGGGGGAACTAGCTCTTTCTCAAGACAAGAATGACATTCTTATTCAACTCTTTATGACTGCACTCCGAACCATTAATTCt GTTTTCTACTCCATGAACGACCATCAGAAGCAACAAAACACAGATATTCTATCTAg GTTGCTTTTTAATGCAAAGACACAATTACCTGCTCTTTTGTCTTCTGAGCAGTTAAAAGAGCTGGATGCTCTGATTCTCTCTATTAACCACTCACTTGTTTCCTCAAATACTCAAGACAATGACACCGTCAATGGGATCAATGTTGTGCAACTGTTAGATATGAAGGATTCTCATAAATCCTCTGAAAAtgcaaatcaggattttactTCGGTAAACAAGTATGATTTAGGTGATGTATCTATCAAATCTTCAGGCCTGAAGGAGCAGAGTGTGTCATCTGAATCTGTAAAACCAGGATTAGACAATTCTAAAGCTAAAGGCTTATCCTTTCCTTTGCTAGACCTTCATAAGGACCATGATGAAGATACTCTTCCGTCGCCTACACGACAGATTGGACCACAGTTCCCTGCTACACAGACTCATGGAATGGTGAAACTCGACTTGCCTATTTTCCCGGCTTCTCTTGACAAAGGAAATTCTTTATTACATCCTTATGAAACTGATGCCCTTAAAGCTGTTTCCTCTTATCAACAAAAATTTGGTCGAAGTTCCCTTTTTGTTAGTGAAAACCTTCCAAGTCCAACTCCCTCTGAAGAGGATGATAGTGGCAAAGGGGACACTGGTGGGGAGGTCACCAGTTTTGATGTTGTACATAATGCCAGCCATCTGAATGAATCTAGCATGGGACAACCAATATTGTCTTCTGTTCCCCAGACCAATATTCTTGATGGACAAGGACTGGGAACTACTCGAACTGCAGATCCTCTGAGTTTTCTGCCAAATCCTTCTTTGCGATCTTCTACAGCAAAAAGTAGAGATCCCAGACTCAGACTAGCAACCAGCGACACAGTTGCTCAGAACACGATCTTGCCTATCCCAGATATTGATTTGAAATTGGAGGCCTCTCTAGAGATGATTGTTTCAAAAAAGCAGAAGACAGTAGACCTATCAGCTTTTGATGCTCCATTGCCGAAAAGACAAAGAAGTGAACAGACTGATTCAATCATTGTGAGCGATGTACGTCCTTCGATTGGAAATGGTGGTTGGTTAGAGGATAGAGGGACTGCTGAGTTGCCAATTACGAGTAGTAACTGTGCTACATATAATAGTGACAATGATATTAGGAAATTGGAGCAAGTAACAGCTACTATCGCTACTATACCTAGTGTCATAGTTAATGCTGCTGAGAACTTTCCAGTGACAGGCATTAGCACGTCAACAACTCTGCATTCTTTGTTAAAAGATATAGCTATAAATCCATCAATATGGATGAATATAATCAAGACAGAACAGCAGAAATCTGCTGATGCTTCTAGAACTAATACAGCACAAGCTTCAAGTTCTAAATCTATTCTTGGAGCAGTTCCATCAACAGTTGCAGTAGCTCCCAGATCTTCTGCTATTGGCCAGAGATCAGTAGGAATACTTCAGACTCCTACACACACAGCATCAGCG GATGAAGTGGCTATAGTCCGCATGAAACCTCGTGACCCTCGGCGTGTTCTTCATAGTACTGCAGTTCTAAAGGGTGGTAGCGTTGGATTAGATCAATGTAAAACTGGTGTAGCAGGCACACACGCAACGATAAGCAATCTTTCTTTCCAAAGTCAAGAGGACCAGTTGGATAGGAAGTCAGCTGTGACTCTTTCAACTACACCACCGGACATTGCTTGCCAATTcaccaaaaatttgaaaaatatcgCTGACATGATCTCCGTTTCACCATCCACATCACCGTCTGTTGCTTCTCAAACTCAGACACTATGCATACAAGCTTATCAGAGTAGATCGGAAGTTAAGGGAGCAGTTTCTGAGCCAAGTGAATGGGTGAATGATGCTGGCTTAGCTTCTGAAAAAGGTTCTCCTGGTTCATTGCAACCACAGATCTCTTGGGGAGATGTTGAGCATCTATTTGAGGGGTACAGCGACCAACAGCGAGCTGATATCCAGAGAGAAAGAACTAGGAGGCTTGAGGAAcagaaaaaaatgttttctgtTCGGAAGCTCTGTCTCGTCTTGGACTTGGACCATACTCTTCTGAATTCAGCAAAG ttTGTTGAAATCGACCCAGTTCATGAAGAGATATTGAGGAAGAAAGAGGAACAAGACCGTGAAAAGCCGTATAGGCACCTATTCCGCTTTCCACACATGGGAATGTGGACCAAGTTACGGCCTGGGATCTGGAATTTCTTGGAAAAG GCGAGCAATCTTTttgagctgcatctctataccATGGGTAACAAGCTATATGCCACGGAGATGGCCAAATTGCTAGATCCAAAAGGTGATCTGTTTGCTGGACGAGTGATCTCCAGGGGTGACGATGGAGATCCATTTGATGGGGATGAAAGGGTTCCCAAGAGTAAGGACTTGGAGGGGGTTTTGGGCATGGAGTCGGCTGTTGTTATTATAGATGATTCTGTGAGAGTCTGGCCACATAACAAGCTAAATTTGATTGTTGTAGAGAG GTATATTTACTTTCCTTGCAGTAGACGGCAATTTGGTCTTCCTGGTCCTTCTCTTCTTGAGATTGATCATGATGAAAGACCTGAAGATGGCACATTGGCCTCTTGTTTgggg GTTATTCAAAGAATACATCAGAATTTTTTCACACATCGGTCCATAGATGAAGCTGATGTTAGGAACATCTTAGCGACAGAACAAAAAAAGATTCTGGCAGGTTGCCGTATTGTCTTCAGCAGAGTGTTTCCTGTTGGTGAAGCCAGTCCCCATTTGCATCCTCTGTGGCAGACTGCTGAACAGTTTGGTGCTGTCTGCACTAGTCAAATTGATGATCAGGTTACCCATGTGGTTGCAAATTCTCTTGGGACGGATAAG GTTAATTGGGCACTTTCCACCGGACGATCTGTTGTCCATCCTGGCTG gGTGGAGGCATCAGCTTTACTTTATCGGAGGGCAAATGAGCATGATTTTGCtattaaatcttaa
- the LOC138340351 gene encoding uncharacterized protein yields the protein MRASSLNKSSLFKVRKYIAQHTCCVRERVYARRQGITDVVAVLIMDNYIDPSKVYTPKDVADDMLKLHGYFYILEQTYPGSVLKIKRNEDDTFLYAFVALEACIRGWEYCRPIVVVDGAALKCSYGGTMLTASTLDPGGHILPLAHAIVDSENDASWTWFFEQFREAYGVRQNMCFMSDRNESIWKGTTNVYPESEHYACI from the exons ATGAGGGCATCTAGTTTGAATAAATCTAGTTTATTCAAAGTACGGAAGTATATTGCTCAGCATACATGTTGTGTTAGAGAAAGAGTTTATGCCAGACGTCAAGGGATAACTGACGTTGTAGCTGTATTGATAATGGATAATTATATTGATCCATCTAAGGTATATACTCCAAAAGATGTAGCTGATGATATGTTGAAATTGCATG gttatttttacattttggaGCAAACATATCCAGGAtctgttttgaaaataaaaaggaatgaagatgatACATTTTTATATGCATTTGTTGCTTTAGAAGCATGTATTAGGGGCTGGGAATATTGTAGGccaattgttgttgttgatggtGCTGCATTAAAATGTTCATATGGTGGTACAATGTTAACTGCAAGCACATTGGATCCGGGAG GTCATATACTTCCGTTGGCGCATGCGATAGTAGATTCTGAAAATGATGCTTCATGGACATGGTTCTTTGAGCAATTTAGAGAAGCATATGGAGTTAGACAAAATATGTGTTTTATGTCAGACAGAAATGAAAGCATATGGAAAGGGACAACAAATGTATATCCTGAATCAGAACATTATGCATGCATATGA
- the LOC109119158 gene encoding uncharacterized protein, which produces MLFFSLAKAYKKQQFETIMGRIDQIDTRIRPYLFDIGYSKWSRAYLNCKRTWTMTSNIAESLNNVNRLARRLPVISLLEFMRVTIQRWIHKHNEEADKTTSNLTKKYDVYLQKSVTLSCNMRVIPSTVDLHAVAEGAKKYIVNLNTRICSCGRFQHYEIPCGHAIAVLRYRKLHEADFCSAFYSLKNFKDAYAIPVEPIPCESTWDIPSYISDPKLMPPGPKRAAGRPKLERWKGFADVKFKKTKSTCSRCHQVGHNKKTCSNYPVQKQ; this is translated from the exons ATGTTGTTCTTTTCATTGGCAAAAGCTTATAAAAAACAACAGTTTGAGACAATTATGGGAAGAATAGATCAGATAGATACGCGAATACGGCCATACTTGTTTGATATTGGTTATAGCAAATGGTCAAGAGCTTACTTGAATTGTAAGCGCACATGGACGATGACTTCAAACATCGCGGAGTCATTGAATAATGTTAACAGATTAGCACGGAGGTTACCGGTGATTTCACTTCTTGAGTTTATGAGGGTGACAATTCAGAGGTGGATTCACAAGCATAATGAGGAGGCTGATAAGACTACATCTAATctgacaaaaaaatatgatgtttatCTACAGAAAAGTGTTACGTTGTCGTGCAATATGAGG gTGATACCTTCAACTGTTGATCTGCATGCTGTAGCTGAAGGAGCAAAGAAATACATAGTAAATTTGAACACAAGGATATGTAGTTGCGGAAGATTTCAACATTATGAGATACCATGTGGTCATGCAATTGCTGTTCTCCGGTACAGGAAGTTACATGAAGCAGATTTCTGTTCTGCTTTTTATAGCCTCAAGAATTTCAAAGATGCTTATGCCATTCCTGTCGAGCCTATCCCGTGCGAGAGTACATGGGATATACCAAGTTATATTTCAGATCCTAAATTGATGCCGCCTGGTCCAAAAAGAGCAGCAGGAAGACCCAAACTTGAACGGTGGAAGGGATTCGCAGATGTGAAGTTCAAGAAGACAAAAAGCACATGCAGTAGATGCCATCAGGTTGGACACAATAAGAAGACTTGTTCAAATTATCCTGTACAAAAACAATGA